TGCCGTATGCCGAGGTCCCCATATCTTCTGCAGAGGACTTCTCCCGCTCCTACGAGATAACGATCGGTATGGCCGAACGGGGCAACGCTGAGACGGAGGTAAGGGTGTTCACTTGTGTGGGGCCATACCCAGTGCTCCTCCTTGGCCTGGCGGAGAGATACGGCCTGCCACGTGCGGTGGAGATCATGAAAGGAGGGATGGAGGGGGCGCAGAGGCTGGTAAAGGAAGGGAAGGCCGTGGCCATCGGTGAGATCGGTCGTCCCCATTTCCCGGTGCCCCCTGAGATCTGGGATGCTTCCAATGATATCATGCGCTATGGCATGGAACTGGCAAAGGAGGCCTCGTGCCCCGTGGTCCTGCATACTGAGAGCAGCGACCCAGCGGTCATGTTGGACCTGGCAACTCATGCGGATCGTGCAGGGATCGCCCGGGACAAGGTGGTCAAGCATTATTCGCCGCCACTAGTGCTCAGCGAGGAGAACCATGGACTGTTCCCATCAGTGCTGGCGAGCAGGACGTCAGTGAGGGAGGCGCTGAGCAAGGGGGACCGCTTTGTGCTCGAGACCGACTTCCTGGACGAGCCCAGTCGGCCAGGGGCGGTCATGAACATCAACACCGTTCCCAAGCGCACCAAGGCACTCCTCGCCTCCGGAGAGCTTACCGAGGAAAGGGCCTTCCGGATCCACAAGGACAATCCTGAACGCATCTACGGAATTATCATCGAATGAGCTAATGACGGATGGAGAAAGAGTCGAACTCCCCCGTTGGTTTCTCCCACCTGACGT
Above is a window of Methanomassiliicoccus sp. DNA encoding:
- a CDS encoding metal-dependent hydrolase, whose protein sequence is MVPIYDNHFHLQPSGRGVDALRDFSKAGGTHAMLCHLPYAEVPISSAEDFSRSYEITIGMAERGNAETEVRVFTCVGPYPVLLLGLAERYGLPRAVEIMKGGMEGAQRLVKEGKAVAIGEIGRPHFPVPPEIWDASNDIMRYGMELAKEASCPVVLHTESSDPAVMLDLATHADRAGIARDKVVKHYSPPLVLSEENHGLFPSVLASRTSVREALSKGDRFVLETDFLDEPSRPGAVMNINTVPKRTKALLASGELTEERAFRIHKDNPERIYGIIIE